In Synchiropus splendidus isolate RoL2022-P1 chromosome 7, RoL_Sspl_1.0, whole genome shotgun sequence, the genomic window AGAATCTATGAAGCGTGAAGGAGATTCCAAGTAGACCATGAGCAGATGAATTTCTTTTGCAGTATGTGACGACACAAGGCTACCTCTGCAGAGTCCCTCTTTCATCGCCCGATCTTAATGGAGCTGTGTGTTCAGTGTCGATGTGAAGTACTGTAACCAACCTATATGAACTATCTACACCTTCAATGTAGAGTGAATGTACCATGAATTGAAAGCCAATGTATAACCAACGCTGCAGCCGTGAGTGAAACCGTCCTTCATCACACCTTGTACACTTGTGTTTCCAAATTCAGAAGCCCACTGTCCTCTTAAACTGCCAAACTGAAGAGAATGTACACCAACACGTTCTGTTTGAGTCACCACTCGGCCAGACAGCCATAACAACCTGCAACACGCTGGTGTACCTTCTTCACACTCtagtttcttttcatttgagtgactttttctactttttccatgtgtaaaaaaagttgtttttaaatgtttctacttgattttgaaaaaaaaaaaagcctttttgtaCATTTACAATCAGACAGTGCAAGCTTTCTTCTCATGGTGTCTTGAAGACCACGTTTTGGATTCAGCAACTGTGTGAGCTCTATGATCAAGATTTATCAGCCTATAGTGATGATACAATTACTGTGTGGGTGTGCATGTGCAATATTTTCTTAAAACTATATCAAAataaattttaatattttttaacgGTGGCataatttgttttattgaacAACAGAACTTGACAGATCAAGGAACCACATTCATGTGGTACAACACAAGGTACACAACGAAGAAGTGACTTTTACCTTTTGTCAATCAGAGattgaaattaaattcaaacGGCAAAGAGCCAACAGTAAAGATACTTTAACTCAACACGTTATCCAAGTATGGCTCATAAGGCAACAACAGTTAAGTGAACTCAAGCTAATAAACCAAAGTAGGATACTTGTATGCAACTACAAGTAGAAAAGGAGATTGTCCAGGTGTGTGTTGTGCTCCTTGTGCAGGCTCTGACCCACAAGGAAAGCCAGCTTGTGAGCGTACTGGCAGGGAGCAGGCACGGCGATGATGCCCTGTCAGCAAACCAGAGGTTGTAACGGTCCTGCGGGTAAACTGTGATGAGTCCATGGACATACCTGCCAGTTGTAGTACATGTGGCAGAGTTTGTAGGTGAGCCTCTGCATGTGATCGGGCTTCAGGCCGCTGGTGTCGTACACCACGTTGTAGTGTGTCGGGCACACTGTTCCCTGGCGGACTGCCTGGCTGACGATGAAGAAGTCATACCTAAATGATAAAATGAATCGGGGCAGAATTGACAGAATGTTGAATCATCtggaaataaacaaagaaagaaacagtgaCGTTGTAGATAAGACAAAATACCACTCAGGGCGGGTGACGTCAGAGTCTACGATGGTTCCAGGCGGAGGGTTGGACAGGCTCCCGTTGATGTGAGCGAACAGTCTGGTGTTGATGCGCTTTTTCACCACCACAACACTCAGCTTCGGCCTGAACAGGTAGCCCAGATTAAACACCAACAGGCCACATGACACAAAGAGGGCGACTATACTGACGTGTAGTCTGGGCCCATGGACTTGATGGACTCCAAGATCTGAGCAACTTCATAGTGGACGACACTGTGCAGCTGACCATCTCCGACACCATCACGGTACACAATGATCCGTGAAGGGAGCGAGTTGTTGAACTTCAGGTAGTCTTTGAGGGCAGCTGTACAACCACATTCATCAGattggaaaacagaaaacaccatTATTTTTCACTTGTCTTCAATGAGCCAGATGATTTCCTAATGCTGACTCAGGGCAACATTTTATTAATCAACAAACCTGTTTTCTTAAATGCATTTTGCGAGTTTCAACACTAGATGGCGTTCAGTCAACACAAGTGGTCAGGAGCAACCATGTCAGCAGGAGTAAAACAAAGTTCATTGCATTTCTCTGACACGCGTCTCTTGTGGGAGGAGAAACCCCACATACATTACAGAAGCAGACAGACTCACATGTAGAAAAGGGCTGGTTACAAAATTATCTGAATGTTACGGTCCATCTCAAACAGGACAGTTCAAATTGTAGTAacaaatttcatattttgcaaaaTCTAGCAGATGCTCAAAATTAATCCGGCAACCGACTTCGCATCAACAGACCTTTCAAAGGCATTTTCAACCCATCCATGATCTCCTGCCCTCTGTGCTGCAGCACACACTTAGAGTACCACCTGGACAAGAACACAAATCAGCCAGCGACTTGGTTGACCGGTAAAACCTCACATTCAAAGTCAAACCTGCTCATGGAGGGGTTGAGACTCGCCACCAGCGCGCCGATGGAGCGTTTCTGGGTTGAGGTGTCGTGGTAGCAATCAATGCCAACAATcatcagctgcttcagctgcaccAAACAAAAGCAGTTCCGAAGTCAAGCTGCTGTTTCAGCCCCATCTGGTTCAGGTACTAAATCAAGACTTACAGGAATCTCCACACTCCACAGCTCTCCTCCCATCTTGCAGGCCATCTGCAGGGCTATCTTGGTGGCAACAGTCATGAGGGCCTGAGGTCTGGAGAGTGTGCGAGCCACCACACACTGGCTAGGAGTGGGACAGTCCAGACACAGGTACTTCTTCACACAATCGTACTTGTCTTTCCTGATGCTGCTGAGGATCACGAGCACCTGATGAGAGGAGCACAATAACTAGATGATCACAGACCCATGTCACATGTGAAAAATTACCATTTGGGTTTGGGGGCTGACATTATGCTGCAATGCTCTGAGGAGCATTTCTTGATGGTCGTCATACTCAatcctgttaaaaaaaataaaataaaaaatgttatatTTAAGTGACTTGCTTGCAAACCTGGCTTCATTAATTTAGCTAACACAAGAACCTGCAGAGGTTCATATGGATCGTGGCACTTGCATTGTCGCTCTTTGAAGACGAATACCGATTGGACCAGACACCTTGTTGAGTGTCTGCAGGAGGGCCTGGGCTTCATTGACACTCCGCTTGGTGTAGAACACGAGCCAGTTGTTCAACTGTGGCGATCTCATCACTGGAATCCCACGCATTTCTCTGGACCAATCAGCAGTCCACGGGTTGAACTCGTACTGTTATACATGCTAAAATCAGTAATTTTACATCTGATGATGCGCTTTTTGGAAATCTGCAAAAACAGTCCAACCATTCTTGATCCTTGGATGATCTTCTCGCCAGGGAGAACCCGAGCTTGCATTTGAAGGAGCTCCTTATCAAAACGAAGACCCCACttgtccagctctgcttgaGCTTCGGGATTCCTACAAGatacatttacaaaataaaaataaaataaacaaaa contains:
- the piwil1 gene encoding piwi-like protein 1 isoform X1, with amino-acid sequence MTGRARARARGRARGQETAPPGPPAPPPTAEGELVGRGRQKGAPGAVTEEAVQQISVGFRQVKLGERGGRRRDFNDAGINTRQTMEHVKESKKGTSGSQIALSANFFRILSRPEWVLYQYHVDFDPPVEDRRRRFRLVSQQEQTLGPARSFDGAILCLPIVLPDKQTKLQSETRTGEKVEVTITLTNVLPPSSPVCIQFYNIIFRRILRILEMQQIGRNYYNPKDANEITRHRLTIWPGYTTTILEYESAIMLCTDVSHKVLRSETVLDFMFNLRERCGGSANFTDICTKELIGQVILTKYNNKTYRIDDIAWDHTPKNTFKKGETDMSFLHYYKTRYDLDIRDHNQVLLVSHVKKAPAGAPPPGPALLIPELCYLTGLTDKMRSDFQVMKDLGQYTRLGPEQRLGRLNKFINAIQTNPEAQAELDKWGLRFDKELLQMQARVLPGEKIIQGSRMYEFNPWTADWSREMRGIPVMRSPQLNNWLVFYTKRSVNEAQALLQTLNKVSGPIGIRLQRATMIEYDDHQEMLLRALQHNVSPQTQMVLVILSSIRKDKYDCVKKYLCLDCPTPSQCVVARTLSRPQALMTVATKIALQMACKMGGELWSVEIPLKQLMIVGIDCYHDTSTQKRSIGALVASLNPSMSRWYSKCVLQHRGQEIMDGLKMPLKAALKDYLKFNNSLPSRIIVYRDGVGDGQLHSVVHYEVAQILESIKSMGPDYTPKLSVVVVKKRINTRLFAHINGSLSNPPPGTIVDSDVTRPEWYDFFIVSQAVRQGTVCPTHYNVVYDTSGLKPDHMQRLTYKLCHMYYNWQGIIAVPAPCQYAHKLAFLVGQSLHKEHNTHLDNLLFYL
- the piwil1 gene encoding piwi-like protein 1 isoform X2; translated protein: MMLVCVISRGAPNIQWQNIFSWWQYSTTSRCISSHFMVKLQCQQTKLQSETRTGEKVEVTITLTNVLPPSSPVCIQFYNIIFRRILRILEMQQIGRNYYNPKDANEITRHRLTIWPGYTTTILEYESAIMLCTDVSHKVLRSETVLDFMFNLRERCGGSANFTDICTKELIGQVILTKYNNKTYRIDDIAWDHTPKNTFKKGETDMSFLHYYKTRYDLDIRDHNQVLLVSHVKKAPAGAPPPGPALLIPELCYLTGLTDKMRSDFQVMKDLGQYTRLGPEQRLGRLNKFINAIQTNPEAQAELDKWGLRFDKELLQMQARVLPGEKIIQGSRMYEFNPWTADWSREMRGIPVMRSPQLNNWLVFYTKRSVNEAQALLQTLNKVSGPIGIRLQRATMIEYDDHQEMLLRALQHNVSPQTQMVLVILSSIRKDKYDCVKKYLCLDCPTPSQCVVARTLSRPQALMTVATKIALQMACKMGGELWSVEIPLKQLMIVGIDCYHDTSTQKRSIGALVASLNPSMSRWYSKCVLQHRGQEIMDGLKMPLKAALKDYLKFNNSLPSRIIVYRDGVGDGQLHSVVHYEVAQILESIKSMGPDYTPKLSVVVVKKRINTRLFAHINGSLSNPPPGTIVDSDVTRPEWYDFFIVSQAVRQGTVCPTHYNVVYDTSGLKPDHMQRLTYKLCHMYYNWQGIIAVPAPCQYAHKLAFLVGQSLHKEHNTHLDNLLFYL
- the piwil1 gene encoding piwi-like protein 1 isoform X3 — its product is MVKLQCQQTKLQSETRTGEKVEVTITLTNVLPPSSPVCIQFYNIIFRRILRILEMQQIGRNYYNPKDANEITRHRLTIWPGYTTTILEYESAIMLCTDVSHKVLRSETVLDFMFNLRERCGGSANFTDICTKELIGQVILTKYNNKTYRIDDIAWDHTPKNTFKKGETDMSFLHYYKTRYDLDIRDHNQVLLVSHVKKAPAGAPPPGPALLIPELCYLTGLTDKMRSDFQVMKDLGQYTRLGPEQRLGRLNKFINAIQTNPEAQAELDKWGLRFDKELLQMQARVLPGEKIIQGSRMYEFNPWTADWSREMRGIPVMRSPQLNNWLVFYTKRSVNEAQALLQTLNKVSGPIGIRLQRATMIEYDDHQEMLLRALQHNVSPQTQMVLVILSSIRKDKYDCVKKYLCLDCPTPSQCVVARTLSRPQALMTVATKIALQMACKMGGELWSVEIPLKQLMIVGIDCYHDTSTQKRSIGALVASLNPSMSRWYSKCVLQHRGQEIMDGLKMPLKAALKDYLKFNNSLPSRIIVYRDGVGDGQLHSVVHYEVAQILESIKSMGPDYTPKLSVVVVKKRINTRLFAHINGSLSNPPPGTIVDSDVTRPEWYDFFIVSQAVRQGTVCPTHYNVVYDTSGLKPDHMQRLTYKLCHMYYNWQGIIAVPAPCQYAHKLAFLVGQSLHKEHNTHLDNLLFYL